From a region of the Anser cygnoides isolate HZ-2024a breed goose chromosome 34, Taihu_goose_T2T_genome, whole genome shotgun sequence genome:
- the LOC136788282 gene encoding uncharacterized protein isoform X1 — MKPPSSSLWVDLLSLSPPPPNHISQHPPAGRSLPAPPVSTPFRRPDAISPRHEASPPAPPGPGPLRRGPGGEAPGRGLVAAGEAIAAGGAAGPGRPRPPGAPGPAAAGEPPPAERGRAAVPAPTLWVLQGQKEYFFGDAVTLVCTTPPSITGKLTYQIFGEAGWAVSGFSSTNNYTFEFVLSRMQHRGPHFCSYSLKQGRKQLISPTSEKLVIKIGDHLPQPLLMVESPLGEVMAGDLLSIICKAPGDATVRRFHFYRDGQEVLPTTEGSEDNAADHGGNLRTSMVLQLPRAGPQQSGNFTCKYEEEKPERWIPSFTSQAVSISINAQKKGKSCFLLLRLLVVGGCFLTINSLILLFFWARGRTKDASFLSGASPAGISQLHARSPHTLQEENKYEEH; from the exons ATGaagcctcccagcagcagcctttgggtagacctgctgtccctttctcctccccccccgaaccacatctcccagcaccccccggcgGGCCgttccctgccagctccccccGTTTCCACCCCGTTTCGTCGCCCTGACGCCATCTCCCCGCGCCATGAagcctcccccccggccccgcctgGTCCCGGCCCGCTTCGCCGAGGCCCCGGCGGGGAGGCCCCGGGCCGCGGCCTGGTCGCTGCGGGAGAAGCGATcgctgctggcggcgctgcgggcccagGCCGCCCTCGGCCTCCCGGAGCTCCAGGCCCGGCCGCTGCGGGAGAGCCTCCCCCGGCGGAGCGAGGCCGAg CCGCAGTCCCTGCCCCGAccctctgggtgctgcagggacagaaggaaTATTTCTTTGGAGACGCTGTCACGCTGGTGTGCACCACTCCCCCCAGCATCACTGGGAAGCTGACGTACCAAATTTTTGGCGAGGCTGGCTGGGCAGTTTCAGGATTTAGCTCGACGAATAACTACACGTTTGAGTTCGTCCTCTCCCGAATGCAACACAGGGGGCCGCATTTCTGCAGCTATTCCCTCAAGCAAGGTCGGAAGCAGCTCATATCCCCAACCAGCGAAAAACTGGTGATCAAGATTGGAG accaccttccccagcccctgctgatGGTGGAGTCCCCGCTGGGAGAGGTGATGGCAGGAGATCTCCTGAGCATCATCTGTAAGGCCCCTGGAGACGCCACTGTACGGAGGTTTCACTTCTACAGGGATGGCCAAGAGGTCCTCCCTACGACAGAAGGCTCTGAGGACAATGCAGCAGATCACGGGGGCAATTTAAGGACTtccatggtcctccagctcccaCGTGCTGGTCCCCAACAGAGTGGAAACTTTACCTGCAAGtatgaggaagaaaagcctgAGAGGTGGATCCCGTCCTTCACAAGCCAAGCCGTGTCTATCAGTATAAATGCCCAAAAGAAAG ggaagagctgcttccttcttctacgGCTCCTGGTTGTGGGCGGCTGCTTCCTCACCATCAACAgcctcatcctcctcttcttctgggCCCGGGGGAGAACCAAAG ACGCCTCGTTCCTGTCTGGAGCCAGCCCTGCCGGGATCTCCCAGCTGCACGCCAGATCCCCACACACCCTTCAGGAGGAGAATAAGTATGAGGAACACTAA
- the LOC136788282 gene encoding uncharacterized protein isoform X2, translating to MPKRKGRAASFFYGSWLWAAASSPSTASSSSSSGPGGEPKTPRSCLEPALPGSPSCTPDPHTPFRRRISMRNTNERKMLWAIPPPKDRSLLKTHPKRLVCSQTDDDDVGSRYPASQPDHGLEPQEDPRGSTGQVPPWNPAPEPASMGPTGAVLVGSGYSTPQPDVDHEPQVNLPGKSAEGRSI from the exons ATGCCCAAAAGAAAG ggaagagctgcttccttcttctacgGCTCCTGGTTGTGGGCGGCTGCTTCCTCACCATCAACAgcctcatcctcctcttcttctgggCCCGGGGGAGAACCAAAG ACGCCTCGTTCCTGTCTGGAGCCAGCCCTGCCGGGATCTCCCAGCTGCACGCCAGATCCCCACACACCCTTCAGGAGGAGAATAAGTATGAGGAACACTAATgagaggaagatgctgtgggcgATTCCACCCCCTAAAGACCGCTCCCTGCTGAAGACGCATCCCAAAAGACTGGTGTGCAGCCAAACAG ATGATGACGATGTTGGCTCTCGATATCCAGCTTCTCAGCCGGATCATGGTTTGGAGCCTCAGGAGGATCCCCGAG GCAGTACTGGTCAAGTGCCTCCATGGAatcctgctcctgagcctgccagTATGGGTCCCACAGGTG CAGTTCTCGTAGGCTCTGGCTACTCGACACCTCAGCCTGATGTGGACCACGAGCCTCAGGTTAATCTGCCAGGTAAGTCAGCGGAAGGCAGGAGCATctag
- the LOC136788289 gene encoding snRNA-activating protein complex subunit 2-like gives MKPPPRPRLVPARFAEAPAGRPRAAAWSLREKRSLLAALRAQAALGLPELQARPLRESLPRRSEAEILGLVSRLRGRAAREAVGTQHRACLEEQRRRRARRPAPIEVWLELAQTLAEGVEEAAAAFSQGLSCWGHGWIWGPTGVTVWETLSLIPPPHNNPVVKLGAGDFSLSHFVEVLPRVNTLVRDATLC, from the exons ATGAagcctcccccccggccccgcctgGTCCCGGCCCGCTTCGCCGAGGCCCCGGCGGGGAGGCCCCGGGCCGCGGCCTGGTCGCTGCGGGAGAAGCGATcgctgctggcggcgctgcgggcccagGCCGCCCTCGGCCTCCCGGAGCTCCAGGCCCGGCCGCTGCGGGAGAGCCTCCCCCGGCGGAGCGAGGCCGAg ATCCTCGGCCTGGTGTcgcggctgcggggccgggcggcgcgcGAGGCCGTGGGCACCCAGCACCGCGCCTGCCTGGAGGAGCAGCGGCGCCGCCGCGCCCGGCGCCCGGCCCCCATCGAG gtgtggctggagctggcacagACGCTGGCGGAGGGCGTGGAGGAGGCAGCGGCGGCGTTTTCGCAG gggctgagctgctgggggcacggctggatttggggtcccACAGGTGTGACTGTCTGGGAGACCCTCAGcctcattccccctccccataaCAACCCAGTGGTGAAATTGGGTGCTGGGGATTTTTCGTTATCTCACTTTGTTGAGGTCCTGCCTCGTGTCAACACACTGGTG CGGGACGCAACCTTGTGCTGA
- the LOC136788286 gene encoding uncharacterized protein isoform X2 — protein sequence MSNGNFNRGPAYGLSAEVKNKLAQKYDPQRERELRAWIEGATGRRIGDNFMDGLKDGVILCELINKLQPGSVQKVNDPVQNWHKLENIGNFLRAITRYGVKPHDIFEANDLFENTNHTLSFHLFSSPSPLQPALPTVVPSSMLLASLFFPIPLSLCLSLCPCFHFSLTLFVSPFHFSPFLTPFFFLTISIFISGLSSFSLSQSPFPTTSMSPPSPLPRETTPFYFFHPPRNRFLLCFPTGCVGIWRAAGRSRQGWLQTGTRRLREGARRH from the exons ctggcGCAGAAGTACGACCCGCAGCGGGAGCGCGAGCTGCGCGCCTGGATCGAGGGGGCCACCGGGCGCCGCATCGGGGACAACTTCATGGACGGCCTCAAGGACGGCGTCATCCTCTGCGA GCTCATCAACAAGCTGCAGCCCGGCTCGGTGCAGAAGGTGAACGACCCCGTGCAGAACTGGCACAAG CTGGAGAACATCGGGAACTTCCTGCGGGCCATCACGCGCTACGGGGTGAAGCCCCACGACATCTTCGAGGCCAACGACCTGTTTGAGAACACCAACCACACGCTCTCCttccaccttttttcttctccttcacctctccAACCTGCTCTTCCCACCGTCGTGCCCTCCTCGATGCTCCTGGcatcccttttcttccccatccctctctcACTCTGTCTCAGCCTCTGtccatgctttcatttttcactcacACTGTTTGTctctccatttcatttctcaccctttctcactcctttctttttcctcaccatttccatttttatttctggtctttcttcattttctctttcacaatcACCCTTCCCGACAACGTCCatgtctcctccctcccctctacCACGTGAAACGACCCCTTTCTACTTCTTTCATCCTCCCAGGAACcgtttcttgctttgttttcccacaG GGTGTGTGGGGATCTGGCGTGCAGCTGGGAGATCCCGGCAGGGCTGGCTCCAGACAGGAACGAGGCGTCTGCGGGAAGGAGCGAG gaggcacTGA
- the LOC136788286 gene encoding uncharacterized protein isoform X3, with protein MSNGNFNRGPAYGLSAEVKNKLAQKYDPQRERELRAWIEGATGRRIGDNFMDGLKDGVILCELINKLQPGSVQKVNDPVQNWHKLENIGNFLRAITRYGVKPHDIFEANDLFENTNHTLSFHLFSSPSPLQPALPTVVPSSMLLASLFFPIPLSLCLSLCPCFHFSLTLFVSPFHFSPFLTPFFFLTISIFISGLSSFSLSQSPFPTTSMSPPSPLPRETTPFYFFHPPRNRFLLCFPTEEEEDEAVDGEEAAAHNQEP; from the exons ctggcGCAGAAGTACGACCCGCAGCGGGAGCGCGAGCTGCGCGCCTGGATCGAGGGGGCCACCGGGCGCCGCATCGGGGACAACTTCATGGACGGCCTCAAGGACGGCGTCATCCTCTGCGA GCTCATCAACAAGCTGCAGCCCGGCTCGGTGCAGAAGGTGAACGACCCCGTGCAGAACTGGCACAAG CTGGAGAACATCGGGAACTTCCTGCGGGCCATCACGCGCTACGGGGTGAAGCCCCACGACATCTTCGAGGCCAACGACCTGTTTGAGAACACCAACCACACGCTCTCCttccaccttttttcttctccttcacctctccAACCTGCTCTTCCCACCGTCGTGCCCTCCTCGATGCTCCTGGcatcccttttcttccccatccctctctcACTCTGTCTCAGCCTCTGtccatgctttcatttttcactcacACTGTTTGTctctccatttcatttctcaccctttctcactcctttctttttcctcaccatttccatttttatttctggtctttcttcattttctctttcacaatcACCCTTCCCGACAACGTCCatgtctcctccctcccctctacCACGTGAAACGACCCCTTTCTACTTCTTTCATCCTCCCAGGAACcgtttcttgctttgttttcccacaG aagaagaggaggatgaggcTGTTGATGGTGAGGAAGCAGCCGCCCACAACCAGGAGCcgtag
- the LOC136788286 gene encoding uncharacterized protein isoform X1 encodes MSNGNFNRGPAYGLSAEVKNKLAQKYDPQRERELRAWIEGATGRRIGDNFMDGLKDGVILCELINKLQPGSVQKVNDPVQNWHKLENIGNFLRAITRYGVKPHDIFEANDLFENTNHTLSFHLFSSPSPLQPALPTVVPSSMLLASLFFPIPLSLCLSLCPCFHFSLTLFVSPFHFSPFLTPFFFLTISIFISGLSSFSLSQSPFPTTSMSPPSPLPRETTPFYFFHPPRNRFLLCFPTGCVGIWRAAGRSRQGWLQTGTRRLREGARRRGG; translated from the exons ctggcGCAGAAGTACGACCCGCAGCGGGAGCGCGAGCTGCGCGCCTGGATCGAGGGGGCCACCGGGCGCCGCATCGGGGACAACTTCATGGACGGCCTCAAGGACGGCGTCATCCTCTGCGA GCTCATCAACAAGCTGCAGCCCGGCTCGGTGCAGAAGGTGAACGACCCCGTGCAGAACTGGCACAAG CTGGAGAACATCGGGAACTTCCTGCGGGCCATCACGCGCTACGGGGTGAAGCCCCACGACATCTTCGAGGCCAACGACCTGTTTGAGAACACCAACCACACGCTCTCCttccaccttttttcttctccttcacctctccAACCTGCTCTTCCCACCGTCGTGCCCTCCTCGATGCTCCTGGcatcccttttcttccccatccctctctcACTCTGTCTCAGCCTCTGtccatgctttcatttttcactcacACTGTTTGTctctccatttcatttctcaccctttctcactcctttctttttcctcaccatttccatttttatttctggtctttcttcattttctctttcacaatcACCCTTCCCGACAACGTCCatgtctcctccctcccctctacCACGTGAAACGACCCCTTTCTACTTCTTTCATCCTCCCAGGAACcgtttcttgctttgttttcccacaG GGTGTGTGGGGATCTGGCGTGCAGCTGGGAGATCCCGGCAGGGCTGGCTCCAGACAGGAACGAGGCGTCTGCGGGAAGGAGCGAG aagaagaggaggatga